The Plasmodium knowlesi strain H genome assembly, chromosome: 10 genomic sequence GATAATCGATTCTCTTTTGCAAAAACTAAAAATGGGATccaataaaattaaaaacgtaTTAGATCTAGCTAAAAATAATCCAGATGATCCACTATATGAAGCACTCAAAGAATTCTACTTTAGTGTAGAAccaaaaattgaagaattaGATACTTTTTACAACCAAACCTTTGCTGTGTTTAAGGAAATTGCTCTATACTTAGGctataaggaaaaagaagttgGTAACATACAAGTACAAGATTTTTTCAAAGAATTGTGGAAGTTCATCCAGTCAATTGAATTTAACAGAAAAACAATTAAAGAGGCGACTCTCAAGGAGctcaagaaaaaagaaaaggaactgGAAAATGCCAAGAAAGGAGCTGTcctaaataaaaaacagaatTTCACCATCGTTAAGAAGCAAGATAAGGAGCCCAAAACGaagctggaaaaaaaaacgttcaaGATATTTTAATAGAAATGTAATCAAGAAAGTGTACAGTGTAAGAGGTCTGCACAAAATGGGCGATCCCATTGGAATTTTACCTTCCTCATCCGAGGTAGagcgtttttcctttactctGCTTAATCCTATAGTTAATGCATTTTTGCACATGTCTATaatttatatgtacttatatcCTTCTTTGGAGCCATTTTATCCACCCCTCCTTCCGTGCACCCCCTTTTTCGAACACGATTTCGTGAAAATCCTTTCTCCATGAGAAAATAACCGCTCATTGTTACGCATGGCGAAAACAAAAgtgtaattttcttctttttctaatTTCGCTCCAATTTAGTTAAACAATGTAGACATAAACAATCAAATAGCGCAACCTTTGCAACTTAGtcacttaaaaaagaaaaatcgaaCAAATTTTGCTTTGCCTCACAAGTATAGATCTTCTAATTTTTatagagaacaaaaaaaaaaaaaaaaaaaaaaaaaaaaaaaaaagatgcttTTCTGCTAGCAactggaagaaaaaatacgaaagaaaattcttcattgataatttttcttcagtCTCCACCTGTAACggtgaaaatatttccaaaaatatataatacgCAACGTGCTTCATGTTATATGCCCAATCTAACATGACTCAAACTAACCTCGTCGCGGCAGTTGTAATGGGCATGTCGCCATCTGGGCAATCGTCCACCACATTTACATGATCGCAAATCCTATTCAAAACGGTGAAAtgattaattaaaaaataaatgcacaaATGAGAATAGAAACGAGTTCTACGTTAGGAGAACTTCCTTCCCATGTAAACAACGGAAGAAATTAACTCGGTTCATATTTCGATGTGATGACATTTTGCTAATCATTCGTGTTGTTCGATGTTTTATTACCACCAAGCGTGACATTTTAAGCTCCAGTCCTCCAACATTTGAATAGTATGGCCAGAAAAATTCACTTGAAAATTACAGGGCCCGTGATACAGCAAAGACGGTCGGCACGATCGCAAAGTGCCCTTCactttctcccatttttctttaaaaaaaaataaagaatttgGATAATTTgcacaaatataaaaaggtggATATACATCCACGTTTATTCCATTGTATACTTGTGACATTAACAAAATGTGGATGAAGAAAAGTTTATTCgtgcatttccttttccccgttatcatttttccctttttaatgcACTACCTGGACAATAGGAGGTAAAATTCCtcacacattttttgcaaGGCCAAAATgtttcgcattttttagACCACGTTTCCTTTGCCTTctctgtcattttttttatattcagcGGTTCCCCAACACATGGGCctaatgagaaaaaagagagggggaaaaaagaaaaaaagttattcCTATAAAAAGCTCAAcaggcaaaataaaaaaagctaaaGTGGACTTATAAGTAACTTCATCTCATCATTTTTAACCGTCATAGGTGGAAGACGGTGCGCATATTTCTTCGTCAATATCATGAACGGATCCGATATAGTTATAATCCTGAATGTGTTaacatggaaaatttttccctCACTTTCCCGGAATAttataacaaaataaaaataaaaaaaataaaaataaaaataataaaaataaaaaaaataaaaataaaaaaaataaaaaaaaaaaaatttcacaagAGTTTTCTTAACATTTGGACAGGGCGTATTGTAATCTCTTTCACAAATAATATCCGGGTCAATGAATTCAACCTCATTCACTAACAAAGGGgggtaaaataaattatcaaTGTAGAAAAGTGTCACGTGTAGAAGAAGCACTACTTTGTGTGTAGTGTGTTGGATTTTGAAGGGGATAATTTCCTTCCAGTACATTCGACGTTTGGAGGAGGAATggtttttaattcctttaaTAGCTGAAGGGATCAAAATATTGAGAGGTAACTTTTGGTGCTAATTCAAGTGCAATCTATTAGGAAGGGGCCAGATGCTTCTGTTCCCCGCAACGAGTGTTTGCTCATATACGGACATGCgtgttcatttttgcttTACCTCCCCCGCGAGGTTCGTGTATGAGGGGCGGCCATTAATTGTCGTTGGTGATCTTGAAGAGCTCGTGATAATGTCGCCTAAGAATTGTGCGCACTTACGTTTTATGCTTTTCATTCATGAATAGACGTATATGCGTCCATGCATATACTCAGTGACACGACTCGATTTGCTAACTTATAGCATttaaaaatgccaaaattggtttctacaattttgtgcaaaaaaaaaaaattgttagattttttctttttctaaaaaaCCTGCGCTTCCCCCTATGTTTTCTAACTCGGTGTCCGAAAAAAGTTCACCTTTCTTTCGTGTTCATTCGAACATAttagtataaaaaaaaaaaaaaaatatatatatatatatatatatatgtatatatttaaaacTAAAGTGTAATCCCCTTCGCAACATTATCTGTTCTCTTAATTCCTCTTATCGATTTTTCTGGCTATAACATCTTCGCACATTTGCATAATAGCGCTTCAAAGGAGTAAGCCATTTTCGTTGCATGGGATTATGCGTTCATGAAGGTACATTTTTGCGCGCTACATGgatgtgcactttttttcatttacatttttacaaacttactttttcattttcacacAATGCTATGttgaagcagaaaaaaagaaagaggaagaataggaaaatattattcatttttagtaacaattttcctctttaactGTAACAATGACaaacttattttttaagtGTTAAATGAATTGAGGTACTCACGTACATGTGTTCTTATGCGCTTAAGTGTACATGGACTTGGCACACTTTTGAAACCATAAACGTCCAAATGAAAGAATTGTAGCTTGGGAAACAGCCTATTTCATTTCGCGCCAAGATTACATCGTTTTCATGTACTAACTCAGCATAATAATCCCCAGATTAAACACCTTAACGTGTAATTACAcaataacattttttcttacattgTACAGCTTAacgccttttttcttttgttattttattttatcttgtACGTTCAGTTCTTACGATAAAGGGATGACAACAAAGATAGGCctggaaaagacaaaaatacaaaaatagtAAATACAAGTTGTATTATACAAattgtgaataaaaaaaagaaaacgtaaACAATATGCTGACAAGGGGGAAGGCTATCGTAatcattcttttattttctacaATTCTGTGGATATACAAATttgataaatataaaaaaacaaataaccTCGCTAAATGGATACTCGTAAAAAacatgaaaatatattaacaaGACAAATTAtgagaatatgcaaaaacaTTTCATCTATGTTTTTTTACCATAACaaataatttacaaaaaaattagcaaagattaaaagaaataattttttttttttttataacttaCAGATTCCGCTCTATCTCATAGCTGCAATATCGACCTACGCTATTGTCTCCATATCTATAAGCTTGTATAATTTTAATAACGTGCCCAATGGTCAAGAAGATTTACTAAATGtaatgttacaaaaaaaaaaaaa encodes the following:
- a CDS encoding CPW-WPC family protein; its protein translation is MNNIFLFFLFLFFCFNIALCENEKKGELFSDTELENIGGSAGDIITSSSRSPTTINGRPSYTNLAGELLKELKTIPPPNVELNEVEFIDPDIICERDYNTPCPNDYNYIGSVHDIDEEICAPSSTYDGPCVGEPLNIKKMTEKAKETWSKKCETFWPCKKCVRNFTSYCPEKWEKVKGTLRSCRPSLLYHGPCNFQVNFSGHTIQMLEDWSLKCHAWWICDHVNVVDDCPDGDMPITTAATRWRLKKNYQ
- a CDS encoding dolichol-phosphate mannosyltransferase subunit 3, putative; the encoded protein is MLTRGKAIVIILLFSTILWIYKFDKYKKTNNLAKWILIPLYLIAAISTYAIVSISISLYNFNNVPNGQEDLLNELKNIRKELEQRKFTFR